A part of Streptomyces sp. DSM 40750 genomic DNA contains:
- a CDS encoding type 1 glutamine amidotransferase domain-containing protein, translating to MRIAFLTAPEGVEQIELTDPWQAAANAGHEPVLVSTKPGHVQAFNHLDKADTFPVDDVVGEVPAESFDALVLPGGVANPDFLRMDERAVSFVREFFERGRPVAAICHAPWTLVEADVVRGRVLTSWPSLRTDIRNAGGTWVDEQVKICDHGPNKLITSRKPDDLKAFCEAFLDVFAQEAAG from the coding sequence ATGCGTATCGCGTTTCTGACCGCACCCGAGGGTGTCGAGCAGATCGAGCTGACCGACCCCTGGCAGGCGGCGGCGAACGCCGGCCACGAGCCCGTGCTGGTGTCGACGAAGCCCGGCCATGTCCAGGCCTTCAACCATCTCGACAAGGCGGACACGTTCCCCGTGGACGACGTCGTCGGCGAGGTGCCGGCCGAGTCGTTCGACGCGCTGGTCCTGCCGGGCGGGGTGGCCAATCCGGACTTCCTGCGCATGGACGAGCGGGCGGTGTCCTTCGTCCGGGAGTTCTTCGAGCGGGGCCGGCCGGTCGCCGCGATCTGTCACGCCCCGTGGACGCTGGTCGAGGCGGACGTGGTCCGCGGCCGGGTCCTGACCTCGTGGCCGAGCCTGCGCACGGACATCCGCAACGCGGGCGGCACCTGGGTCGACGAGCAGGTCAAGATCTGCGACCACGGCCCGAACAAGCTGATCACCAGCCGCAAGCCGGACGACCTCAAGGCGTTCTGCGAGGCGTTCCTCGATGTGTTCGCCCAGGAGGCCGCCGGATGA
- a CDS encoding diguanylate cyclase: protein MNRDQATEISATSHSVDVGEATTRYLLYGLLPSWFVPGVADWVMHRRTRIEDTAGTKESLIHSLMMAEVGIPIALTLRYEINPLLLSVQLAGTAAHEATALWDVRTAVESDREVRPVEQHIHSFLESLPFGALSALMCLHHDQVKSLLGGGRSDPDAWRLVPRRRPLSPGYLAGIGVAIGACVLLPYGEELLRCVRAGRRRRKKTEKGE from the coding sequence ATGAACCGTGACCAGGCCACCGAGATCAGCGCGACGTCCCACTCGGTCGACGTCGGCGAGGCGACCACCCGGTATCTGCTGTACGGCCTGCTGCCCTCGTGGTTCGTGCCGGGGGTCGCCGACTGGGTGATGCACCGGCGGACCCGCATCGAGGACACGGCGGGTACGAAGGAGTCGCTGATCCACTCGCTGATGATGGCGGAGGTCGGCATCCCCATCGCGCTGACCCTGCGCTACGAGATCAACCCCCTGCTGCTGTCCGTGCAGTTGGCGGGGACCGCGGCCCACGAGGCGACCGCGCTGTGGGACGTGCGGACCGCCGTCGAGAGCGACCGCGAGGTCAGGCCCGTCGAGCAGCACATCCACAGCTTCCTGGAATCGCTGCCCTTCGGGGCGCTCTCCGCCCTGATGTGTCTGCACCACGACCAGGTCAAGTCCCTGCTGGGGGGCGGGCGTTCGGATCCGGACGCCTGGCGGCTCGTACCACGCAGAAGGCCGCTGTCGCCCGGCTATCTCGCGGGCATCGGCGTCGCGATCGGCGCCTGTGTCCTGCTGCCGTACGGCGAGGAACTGCTGCGCTGCGTCCGGGCCGGACGCAGGCGGCGGAAGAAGACAGAGAAAGGAGAGTGA
- a CDS encoding aminotransferase class I/II-fold pyridoxal phosphate-dependent enzyme, translated as MNDDTETTEQQPDHSRTPVLEALEHYRRSGRRPFSPPGHKGGTGVDARVALTLGPDVFASDVLALNGLDDRRMSGRVLERAEELMADAVDADRAYFSTCGSSLSVKASMLAVAGPGEQLLVARNAHKSVIAGVILAGIEPVWVRPRWDAGHHLSHPPGPEEVAEAFERAPDAKGMLLVTPTAYGTCADIARIAEVCHARGRPLIVDEAWGAHLPFHEALPSWAMDAGADLCVTSVHKMGAGLEQGSVFHLRGDLVDPAVLRLRGDLLNTTSPSVLMWAALDGWRRQMVERGRQLLDRALTWAGRVREEVAAIPGLAPLGEAELAGSGRAFAYDPLMVVIDVFGLGTSGYAAVEWLRDHHRVDLGLGDHRRVVAQLTHADTEESCVALLDALTELVKRRDSLPPPPPVRLPEPDELELEGVMLPRDAFFGPVDQVPLEDTVGRVAAEPASPYPPGVPVLCPGERINRAVMEYLRSGVEHGMYVPDPSDPELRTLRVVAR; from the coding sequence ATGAACGACGACACGGAGACCACGGAACAGCAGCCCGACCACTCCCGTACCCCCGTCCTGGAGGCCCTGGAGCACTACCGGCGCTCCGGCCGCCGCCCGTTCTCGCCGCCCGGCCACAAGGGCGGCACGGGCGTCGACGCGCGGGTCGCCCTGACGCTCGGCCCCGATGTGTTCGCGTCGGACGTGCTCGCCCTGAACGGCCTGGACGACCGGCGGATGTCGGGCCGGGTCCTGGAGCGGGCCGAGGAGCTGATGGCGGACGCGGTGGACGCGGACCGGGCGTACTTCTCGACCTGCGGCAGTTCCCTGTCGGTGAAGGCGTCGATGCTGGCGGTCGCCGGGCCGGGCGAGCAGCTGCTCGTCGCGCGGAACGCCCACAAGTCGGTGATCGCGGGGGTGATCCTGGCGGGCATCGAACCGGTGTGGGTGCGTCCGCGCTGGGACGCCGGGCACCATCTGTCGCATCCGCCGGGCCCGGAGGAGGTCGCCGAGGCCTTCGAGCGGGCGCCCGACGCGAAGGGCATGCTACTCGTCACGCCCACGGCGTACGGCACCTGCGCGGACATCGCCCGGATCGCCGAGGTGTGCCACGCGCGCGGCCGGCCGCTGATCGTCGACGAGGCGTGGGGCGCCCATCTGCCGTTCCACGAGGCCCTGCCGAGCTGGGCGATGGACGCGGGCGCCGACCTGTGTGTGACGTCGGTGCACAAGATGGGCGCGGGCCTGGAGCAGGGCTCGGTGTTCCATCTGCGCGGCGACCTGGTCGATCCGGCCGTGCTCAGGCTCCGCGGCGATCTGCTCAACACCACCAGCCCCTCGGTCCTGATGTGGGCGGCGCTGGACGGCTGGCGGCGGCAGATGGTGGAACGCGGCCGTCAACTCCTCGACCGCGCACTGACATGGGCGGGCCGGGTGCGCGAGGAGGTGGCCGCGATCCCCGGGCTCGCCCCGCTCGGCGAGGCCGAACTCGCCGGTTCCGGGCGGGCGTTCGCGTACGACCCGCTGATGGTCGTCATCGACGTCTTTGGACTCGGTACGAGCGGCTACGCGGCCGTCGAGTGGCTGCGCGACCACCACCGGGTCGACCTCGGACTCGGCGACCACCGGCGCGTGGTCGCCCAACTCACCCACGCCGACACGGAGGAGAGCTGCGTGGCCCTGCTCGACGCCCTGACGGAACTCGTGAAACGGCGCGACTCGCTGCCGCCACCGCCGCCCGTCCGGTTGCCCGAACCCGATGAGCTGGAGCTGGAGGGAGTGATGCTCCCCCGGGACGCCTTCTTCGGCCCGGTGGACCAGGTGCCGCTGGAGGACACCGTGGGCCGGGTCGCCGCGGAACCCGCGAGCCCCTATCCGCCCGGCGTGCCGGTCCTCTGCCCGGGCGAGCGGATCAACCGGGCGGTGATGGAGTACCTCAGGTCCGGTGTGGAGCACGGCATGTACGTGCCGGACCCCTCGGACCCGGAGCTGCGCACGCTGCGGGTGGTGGCCCGATGA
- a CDS encoding CBS domain-containing protein, giving the protein MAEFVREVMTPGVVAVGPDASLVEAAQLMRAQDIGDVLVTTEGHVIGVLTDRDITLRAVADGADPLTVSAQAVCTPNPVVIGPDDAVSAAVALMRDHAIRRLPVMEDGRPVGMVSLGDLAVTQDPGSALADISRAEPDAWPGTAPT; this is encoded by the coding sequence ATGGCCGAGTTCGTGAGGGAAGTCATGACGCCGGGTGTGGTGGCGGTCGGTCCGGACGCCTCGCTCGTCGAAGCGGCGCAGCTGATGCGCGCCCAGGACATCGGCGACGTCCTCGTCACCACGGAGGGGCACGTGATCGGGGTCCTCACCGACCGCGACATCACGCTGCGCGCCGTCGCCGACGGCGCCGACCCGCTGACGGTGAGCGCCCAGGCCGTCTGCACCCCGAATCCGGTCGTGATCGGCCCGGACGACGCGGTGTCCGCCGCCGTCGCGCTGATGCGCGACCACGCGATACGCCGACTCCCCGTCATGGAGGACGGGCGCCCGGTGGGCATGGTCAGCCTCGGTGACCTGGCCGTCACGCAGGACCCGGGGTCGGCGCTCGCCGACATCAGCCGGGCCGAGCCGGACGCCTGGCCGGGCACGGCCCCGACCTGA
- a CDS encoding DUF2795 domain-containing protein produces MQRGSDRLNVHRDDEMKQELQGLLRSGHPTRTEEWHDPEPYAEDDPEVTYGPVTPSRAPARVEALRLELARVLGRTSFPAGPAELIRVLRGRHAPDGLVEPLERLPRKARYDSVHRLAEAVVHAQDEAEGGAGRPPAEGTESAHGRDT; encoded by the coding sequence ATGCAGCGAGGCAGCGACCGGCTGAACGTGCACCGCGACGACGAGATGAAGCAGGAACTGCAGGGGTTGCTCCGTTCGGGGCATCCCACGCGAACGGAGGAATGGCACGACCCGGAGCCGTACGCCGAGGACGACCCCGAGGTGACGTACGGGCCGGTGACGCCGAGCCGTGCGCCCGCCCGGGTGGAGGCGCTGCGACTGGAGCTGGCCCGGGTCCTGGGCCGTACGTCGTTCCCGGCGGGCCCGGCCGAGCTGATCCGCGTACTGCGGGGCCGGCACGCCCCGGACGGGCTCGTGGAGCCCCTGGAGCGGCTGCCCCGGAAGGCGCGCTACGACTCGGTGCACCGGCTCGCGGAGGCGGTCGTCCACGCCCAGGACGAGGCCGAGGGCGGTGCCGGGCGGCCCCCGGCCGAGGGCACGGAATCCGCACACGGCCGGGACACATAG
- a CDS encoding helix-turn-helix domain-containing protein yields MPEHTPPNAASAAAGGTRGDVGRRIAQRREELGLTREETAERAGTVPSYLQYLEEQSTATPGTGVLIRLADALETTVDALRGGGADLPPGVGRAAGHPQLVELSTEECRARLSTHGVGRIAVSTPVGPVVVPVNYSVVDDAVVFRTAPDATPAAAAGTQVAFEVDHIDEALSRGWSVLVRGRAREVSDPDAVRRLEERAYSGPWAGGARDMWLCIDPAEITGRSISVR; encoded by the coding sequence ATGCCGGAACACACACCACCGAACGCGGCGTCCGCGGCAGCGGGCGGCACACGGGGCGACGTGGGGCGCCGCATCGCCCAACGCCGCGAGGAACTCGGCCTCACGCGGGAGGAAACCGCCGAGCGGGCGGGTACGGTCCCCAGCTACCTTCAGTACCTGGAGGAACAGTCCACCGCCACGCCCGGCACCGGCGTCCTCATCCGGCTCGCCGACGCACTGGAGACCACGGTGGACGCCCTGCGCGGAGGTGGCGCCGACCTGCCACCGGGCGTCGGCCGGGCCGCCGGCCACCCACAGCTGGTGGAACTGAGCACCGAGGAGTGCCGCGCACGGCTGTCGACGCACGGCGTGGGAAGAATCGCCGTATCCACCCCTGTCGGCCCGGTCGTCGTCCCGGTGAACTACAGCGTCGTCGACGATGCGGTCGTCTTCCGGACCGCACCCGACGCGACGCCCGCGGCAGCCGCAGGAACCCAGGTCGCCTTCGAGGTCGACCACATCGACGAGGCACTCAGTCGAGGCTGGAGCGTGCTCGTGCGCGGCCGCGCACGTGAGGTGAGCGACCCCGACGCCGTACGCCGGCTGGAGGAGCGGGCGTACAGCGGTCCATGGGCCGGTGGCGCGCGTGACATGTGGCTGTGCATCGACCCCGCCGAGATCACCGGGCGATCGATCTCGGTGCGCTGA
- a CDS encoding HAD family hydrolase → MNPPPALSGKSLGVIAPALRDVRAVVLDTDGVIIDSAKVHAAAWKTAFDAFLRDHPPEDPDQRRPFDTGDDYLRYVDGKSRLDGAAAFLASRGLDLPAETVRDVAADKERLFTERLREEGIDAYPGTVRLLRALRRDAMPLAAASASRHARELLTRAGVLGLFDALVDGGEAARLGLPGKPRPDLFLEAARRLGVPADRTAVVEDALAGVEAGRRGGFALVIGVDRTAGPDTPDGLLRHGAHIVVRDLGELIAGGAPT, encoded by the coding sequence GTGAACCCCCCGCCCGCCCTTTCCGGGAAGTCCCTGGGCGTGATCGCACCCGCGCTGAGGGACGTCCGGGCCGTCGTCCTCGACACCGATGGAGTGATCATCGACTCGGCGAAGGTGCACGCGGCCGCGTGGAAGACAGCCTTCGACGCCTTCCTGCGTGACCATCCGCCCGAAGACCCCGACCAGCGGCGCCCGTTTGACACGGGGGACGACTACCTGCGCTACGTGGACGGCAAGTCCCGCCTCGACGGCGCCGCCGCCTTCCTCGCCTCACGCGGCCTCGACCTGCCCGCCGAGACGGTACGGGACGTCGCCGCCGACAAGGAGCGGCTGTTCACCGAGCGGCTGCGCGAGGAGGGCATCGACGCCTACCCGGGGACGGTACGGCTGCTGCGCGCCCTGCGCCGGGACGCGATGCCCCTCGCCGCGGCCTCCGCGTCCCGCCACGCCCGTGAACTTCTCACCCGGGCCGGCGTGCTCGGCCTCTTCGACGCGCTGGTCGACGGCGGCGAGGCGGCCCGGCTCGGCCTGCCCGGCAAACCGCGGCCCGACCTCTTCCTGGAAGCGGCCCGCCGGCTCGGCGTCCCCGCGGACCGCACCGCCGTCGTCGAGGACGCCCTGGCAGGAGTGGAGGCGGGCCGTCGGGGCGGCTTCGCTCTGGTCATCGGCGTGGATCGCACTGCCGGTCCGGACACCCCGGACGGGCTCCTGCGGCACGGTGCCCACATCGTCGTTCGCGACCTGGGAGAACTGATCGCGGGAGGAGCACCGACGTGA
- a CDS encoding glycoside hydrolase family 65 protein, with amino-acid sequence MTGWTWEYEGYNPADERLRESLCTLGNGYFATRGAIPEGAADDVHYPGTYAAGCYNRLTSDVAGRPVENEDMVNLPNWLPLRFRLRGDGGPGPWLTPDTATVLEHRQTLHLSTGMLERRTRYSDDEGRTLAVRQLRIVHMADPHLAALRTEFTAENFSGELDVEVALDGTVTNAGVPRYWDLDGRHLTHVHTDTAAPDTVWLRCRTRTSDIRVGMAARLTADEPVATHHAALRAIQYTRLHLAPGRTTTVDKTVSLHTSRDPAISDPLRAAIDRVIGAPAFDDLLESHITAWDQLWRRAELDVPGEAGSILRLHLFHVLQTLSPHTADLDVGVPARGLHGEAYRGHVFWDELFVLPYLNLHFPEVSRALLHYRHRRLGQARSAARAAGRTGALYPWQSGSDGREETQRLHLNPRSGRWLPDHSRLQHHVGSAVAYNVWQYCEASGDTEFLYTKGAEMLLQIARFWADSATYDESLGRYRIRGVVGPDEYHDAYLGAQTPGLDDNAYTNVTAAWVLTRTLEVLQTLPGPRRRELVERTALDGGELELWEDVSRTLHVPFHADVISQFEGYGDLEELDWDSYRERYGDIRRLDRILEAEGDTVNRYQASKQADVLMLGYLFSPAELQGLFSRLGHHLDETTWRRTVDYYLHRTSHGSTLSGLVHGWVLARARRAEAWTFCQEALKGDIADLQGGTTGEGIHLGAMAGTLDLVQRGLTGLETRQGALWLDPVPLPELSSYGFALRYQGHWGVRLCMERESLEIAVPSSDLSPIDVRLPDRAVSVQPGETCQLVLAD; translated from the coding sequence GTGACGGGATGGACCTGGGAGTACGAGGGCTACAACCCCGCGGACGAGAGGCTCAGGGAGTCCCTGTGCACGCTGGGCAACGGCTACTTCGCCACCCGCGGAGCGATCCCCGAGGGCGCGGCCGACGACGTGCACTATCCGGGCACGTACGCTGCGGGCTGCTACAACCGGCTCACCTCCGACGTGGCCGGACGCCCGGTCGAGAACGAGGACATGGTCAACCTGCCCAACTGGCTGCCCCTCCGCTTCCGCCTGCGCGGCGACGGGGGCCCGGGACCGTGGCTCACCCCGGACACCGCGACGGTCCTCGAGCACCGCCAGACCCTGCACCTGTCCACCGGCATGCTGGAGCGCCGGACGCGGTACTCCGACGACGAGGGCCGCACCCTGGCCGTGCGCCAACTGCGCATCGTGCACATGGCCGACCCTCATCTGGCGGCCCTGCGCACCGAGTTCACGGCGGAGAACTTCTCCGGGGAACTCGACGTCGAGGTGGCCCTCGACGGTACCGTCACCAACGCCGGGGTGCCGCGCTACTGGGACCTGGACGGCCGCCACCTGACGCACGTGCATACCGACACCGCCGCCCCGGACACGGTGTGGCTGCGCTGCCGTACCCGTACGTCGGACATCCGCGTCGGCATGGCGGCCCGCCTCACCGCCGACGAACCGGTAGCGACCCATCACGCGGCCCTGCGCGCCATCCAGTACACGCGCCTCCACCTGGCTCCCGGCCGCACCACCACCGTCGACAAGACCGTCTCCCTGCACACCTCGCGCGACCCGGCGATCAGCGACCCGCTGCGCGCGGCGATCGACCGGGTGATCGGGGCGCCCGCCTTCGACGACCTGCTGGAGTCGCACATCACGGCATGGGACCAGCTCTGGCGCCGGGCGGAACTGGACGTGCCCGGCGAGGCGGGCAGCATCCTGCGGCTGCACCTCTTCCACGTTTTGCAGACCCTCTCGCCGCACACCGCCGACCTCGACGTGGGCGTACCGGCGCGAGGGCTGCACGGCGAGGCGTACCGGGGCCATGTCTTCTGGGACGAGCTGTTCGTGCTGCCGTATCTCAACCTGCACTTCCCCGAGGTGTCCCGCGCCCTGCTCCACTACCGCCACCGACGTCTCGGACAGGCCCGTTCCGCAGCCCGCGCCGCCGGCCGGACAGGCGCGCTCTATCCCTGGCAGAGCGGCAGCGACGGCCGCGAGGAGACACAGCGGCTGCACCTCAACCCACGCTCCGGGCGCTGGCTGCCCGACCATTCACGCCTGCAGCACCACGTCGGCTCGGCCGTCGCCTACAACGTGTGGCAGTACTGCGAGGCGAGCGGAGACACCGAGTTCCTGTACACCAAGGGCGCCGAGATGCTCTTGCAGATCGCTCGCTTCTGGGCGGACTCGGCGACGTACGACGAGAGCCTCGGGCGGTACCGCATCCGGGGAGTGGTCGGACCGGACGAGTATCACGACGCCTACCTCGGTGCTCAAACTCCGGGCCTCGACGACAACGCGTACACGAACGTCACGGCCGCCTGGGTGCTGACCCGCACGCTCGAAGTGCTGCAGACCCTTCCCGGACCACGCCGGCGGGAACTCGTCGAGCGGACGGCTCTGGACGGCGGTGAACTCGAATTGTGGGAGGACGTGTCCCGCACGCTCCATGTGCCGTTCCACGCCGACGTGATCAGCCAGTTCGAGGGCTACGGCGATCTGGAGGAACTCGACTGGGACAGCTATCGCGAGCGGTACGGCGACATCCGGCGCCTGGACCGGATCCTGGAGGCGGAGGGCGACACCGTCAACCGCTACCAGGCGTCCAAGCAGGCCGACGTGCTCATGCTCGGCTACCTCTTCTCGCCCGCCGAACTCCAGGGCCTCTTCAGCAGGCTGGGCCATCACCTCGACGAGACCACCTGGCGGCGCACCGTCGACTACTACCTGCACCGCACCAGCCACGGTTCCACCCTCAGCGGCCTGGTCCACGGCTGGGTGCTGGCCCGGGCCCGGCGCGCCGAGGCGTGGACGTTCTGCCAGGAGGCACTCAAGGGCGACATCGCCGATCTCCAGGGCGGGACCACGGGCGAGGGGATCCACCTGGGCGCCATGGCGGGCACCCTCGACCTTGTCCAGCGTGGACTCACCGGGCTCGAGACACGTCAAGGAGCTCTGTGGCTGGACCCTGTGCCGCTGCCGGAGCTGTCCTCCTACGGGTTCGCCCTTCGCTACCAGGGACACTGGGGAGTGCGGCTGTGCATGGAGCGGGAGAGCCTGGAGATCGCGGTGCCCTCGTCCGACCTGTCACCCATCGACGTCCGGCTGCCCGACCGTGCGGTCTCCGTGCAGCCGGGGGAGACGTGCCAACTGGTCCTGGCCGACTAG
- a CDS encoding Acg family FMN-binding oxidoreductase, whose product MTAEALDENTVTGFVRDATAAPSMHNAQPWKFRFVRDTSTVHVRSDLERTMPRADPTTRALHLGCAAALFNLRVAAAHAGWDPDTELLPDAGDPQLLATVRLTTPASPENDLAPLYPAIHRRHTSRHPFTDEEIPQAIKDALSAAALLEGARLTFPDAWHVQTLLDLVYDAEGRDALDPVAFEELRHWTRVGADATKTASEGIPDYAFGPRKRGGKAPVRDFAGRRPVPGRDAATFENAPQLALLGTADDRPGDWLRAGQALEHVLLQATLDGLSTSLTSHALEWPELRWAVRDPQSVVGFVHIVLRLGYGPSGPETPRRPVHEVLDIE is encoded by the coding sequence GTGACGGCAGAAGCGCTCGATGAGAACACCGTGACGGGGTTCGTCCGAGACGCCACCGCAGCGCCGTCCATGCACAACGCGCAGCCGTGGAAGTTCCGCTTCGTCCGCGACACCAGCACCGTCCATGTGCGCTCCGACCTCGAACGCACCATGCCGCGTGCTGACCCCACCACCCGTGCACTCCACCTGGGCTGTGCCGCAGCCCTGTTCAATCTGCGCGTCGCCGCGGCTCATGCGGGCTGGGACCCGGACACCGAACTGCTCCCCGACGCTGGGGACCCGCAACTGCTCGCAACGGTGCGGCTGACCACCCCCGCATCTCCCGAGAACGACCTCGCCCCGCTGTACCCGGCGATCCACCGGCGCCACACCAGTCGTCACCCGTTCACGGACGAGGAGATACCTCAAGCCATCAAGGACGCCCTGAGCGCTGCCGCCCTCCTGGAGGGGGCCCGGCTGACCTTCCCTGACGCATGGCATGTGCAGACGCTGCTGGACCTGGTCTACGACGCGGAGGGGCGCGACGCCCTGGACCCCGTCGCCTTCGAGGAACTCAGGCACTGGACCCGTGTCGGCGCGGATGCCACGAAGACGGCGAGCGAGGGGATCCCGGACTACGCCTTCGGCCCACGCAAGCGCGGCGGCAAGGCCCCGGTGCGCGACTTCGCCGGCAGGCGCCCCGTGCCCGGCCGCGACGCTGCCACGTTCGAGAACGCCCCCCAGCTCGCCCTCCTGGGTACCGCCGATGACCGGCCAGGGGACTGGCTGCGCGCGGGCCAGGCCCTGGAGCATGTCCTGCTCCAGGCCACCCTGGACGGGCTCTCCACCTCCCTCACCTCCCACGCCCTCGAATGGCCGGAGCTTCGCTGGGCCGTCCGCGACCCGCAGTCGGTCGTGGGATTCGTACACATCGTGCTCAGGCTCGGCTACGGACCCTCGGGCCCCGAAACGCCGCGCCGCCCCGTGCACGAGGTACTCGACATCGAGTGA
- a CDS encoding SHOCT domain-containing protein, translating to MFWYGHDVNGWGWFAMSAGMILFWVLIIAVGVLLFRAVNRPHEHTHTPAAPQTPEQVLGERFARGKIDEEEYRSRLNALHAGPLTKT from the coding sequence ATGTTCTGGTATGGCCACGACGTCAACGGATGGGGCTGGTTCGCGATGTCCGCCGGCATGATCCTCTTCTGGGTGCTGATCATCGCAGTGGGCGTCCTGCTCTTCCGCGCCGTGAACCGGCCTCACGAGCACACCCACACCCCCGCCGCACCACAGACCCCCGAGCAGGTCCTCGGGGAGCGGTTCGCCCGCGGGAAGATCGACGAAGAGGAGTACCGGAGCCGCCTGAACGCACTGCACGCCGGCCCTCTCACCAAAACCTGA
- a CDS encoding DUF2933 domain-containing protein yields the protein MSQRNYGMYALAAAIVVVGALMVGASLETLVWLALVAACPLMMFFMMRGMHGQDRHGGHSRDDDPLHKHDRHPHPGAGRR from the coding sequence ATGAGCCAGCGCAACTACGGCATGTACGCGCTCGCTGCCGCGATCGTCGTCGTCGGAGCCCTGATGGTCGGCGCCTCGCTGGAGACCCTCGTCTGGCTCGCTCTCGTGGCCGCCTGCCCGCTGATGATGTTCTTCATGATGCGCGGCATGCACGGCCAGGACAGGCACGGCGGTCACAGCCGCGACGACGACCCGCTGCACAAGCACGACCGGCACCCGCACCCCGGAGCCGGCCGGCGCTGA